The following are encoded in a window of Ignavibacteriales bacterium genomic DNA:
- a CDS encoding helix-turn-helix transcriptional regulator, with protein sequence MTKQEEIKYLVHTLGIKQNMIAEKLGIKVQTLTYLLNESPQFDDELYHQIKKIIDDYQFELNLFEGDYVDSIDLFTDDKLQLGVGERLRLFAKRKYGTLKKLAEAMKISPQQLQQYISGKREPGTRILVKLLKLGCDVNWLLGGKESIESYKIYKLETELRKLQSSFTQIADLTKKAESGH encoded by the coding sequence ATGACAAAGCAGGAAGAAATAAAATATCTTGTCCACACGCTCGGCATCAAACAAAACATGATTGCCGAGAAACTTGGTATTAAAGTCCAAACACTTACCTATTTACTCAACGAGAGTCCGCAATTTGATGATGAACTTTATCATCAAATAAAAAAAATAATTGATGATTACCAATTTGAGCTAAATCTTTTTGAAGGCGATTACGTTGACAGTATAGATTTGTTCACTGATGATAAACTTCAACTTGGCGTTGGTGAAAGGTTGCGCTTGTTTGCAAAAAGAAAATACGGCACATTAAAAAAGCTTGCCGAAGCAATGAAGATTTCCCCGCAGCAGTTACAACAATACATCAGCGGAAAAAGAGAACCTGGGACAAGAATTTTAGTTAAACTTTTAAAATTAGGATGCGATGTTAATTGGCTTCTTGGCGGAAAAGAATCAATTGAATCTTACAAGATTTACAAATTAGAAACTGAATTAAGAAAGCTGCAATCAAGTTTTACACAAATAGCGGACCTAACAAAAAAAGCTGAGAGTGGGCATTAA
- a CDS encoding lysylphosphatidylglycerol synthase transmembrane domain-containing protein, with translation MFEKLKKNLIISLLLTALIIFLFGVLTDFNSIINSFKQFNWLLLPALLCLSLGNYAFRFIKWEYYLKLLKIKISRLLSIKIFFSGLAMSASPAKMGEVLKSLLLKEIINEPISKTASIIFAERLTDLLSLTFLALIGGLYFHYNSVLIYVVGSFFIILIIVISNRAIAERIIMFSAKIPFIKKQISNIKNLYESAYILLQPKAIFSMLGVSIFSWSFECFGFYLILFNFEQGFSILWTTFVYAFSIIVGAVSMLPGGLGVTEGSLSLILIKGGIPNETAIATTIIIRMVTLWFAVILGLVVLFFLRKEYKNSLNKTRSNNG, from the coding sequence TTGTTTGAAAAACTAAAAAAAAATCTAATAATATCTCTTCTTCTTACCGCACTAATTATTTTTCTCTTCGGTGTACTCACTGATTTTAATTCTATAATTAATTCTTTCAAACAGTTTAACTGGCTTTTACTACCTGCCTTGTTATGTCTGTCTTTAGGTAATTATGCATTTCGATTTATTAAATGGGAATACTATTTAAAATTATTAAAGATCAAAATTTCAAGATTACTCTCTATTAAAATATTTTTTTCCGGTTTGGCAATGAGTGCATCTCCTGCAAAAATGGGAGAGGTACTAAAATCATTATTGCTTAAAGAAATAATAAATGAACCGATCTCTAAAACGGCATCAATAATTTTTGCAGAACGATTAACAGATCTTTTATCACTAACTTTTCTTGCATTAATAGGCGGATTATATTTCCATTATAATAGTGTATTAATTTACGTTGTCGGTTCTTTCTTCATCATTTTGATAATTGTAATTAGCAACCGGGCAATTGCTGAACGCATAATAATGTTTTCTGCAAAAATACCTTTCATAAAAAAACAAATTTCTAATATTAAAAATCTTTATGAAAGCGCTTATATATTACTGCAACCTAAAGCAATTTTCTCAATGCTCGGTGTAAGTATTTTTTCATGGTCCTTTGAGTGCTTTGGATTTTATTTGATTCTCTTTAACTTTGAACAGGGTTTTTCGATTCTATGGACTACATTTGTTTATGCATTTTCTATAATAGTCGGTGCGGTTTCTATGTTACCGGGTGGATTAGGTGTAACGGAAGGTTCATTAAGTTTAATCTTGATTAAAGGCGGTATTCCTAACGAGACCGCAATTGCTACAACGATTATTATTAGAATGGTAACTTTATGGTTTGCGGTAATTCTGGGTTTAGTTGTTTTGTTCTTTCTTCGCAAAGAATATAAAAATTCATTGAATAAAACACGGAGTAATAATGGCTAA
- the fusA gene encoding elongation factor G: protein MKEYNADAIRNIAFIGHGGSGKTTISEILLFTGGEINRIGKVEEGNTTSDFNANEIEKRISIAASTLHLEWNATKINILDTPGFPDFIGQVISSLHVADLAVSVIKSFEGIEVGTEQTWEYVRKYKLPAAVIINKVDNEHSKFFETIAQAKTRLSHDITVVSFPVKEGLNFNSVIDLVKMKMITYADAGSKKFTEEDIPTDLKVHADKLREVLVEKIAEANEELMNKFFEEGALSDEEIQKGLKASILSGGLIPAFAFAATKGIGQNTFLDFAVKYFPAPNEREPIEASMKDGGKKVKLTCDVKGEPALLIFKSLSEQHVGELSIFKVYSGSLAPGLDLQNTHRDKIERLGQIYVLNGHNRKDITKLNAGDIGAVVKLKDSHTGDTLSSKNFTILLPEIQYPEPVIRFAVKPKAKGDEDKISAALHTAHEEEPTLRTKFDPEISQTVVSGQGELQLNLGIKLLKDRYGVEVELVEPRIPYRETIKGKCEDSEYKHKKQSGGRGQYGHVHLKLEPMPRGSGYEFVDDIVGGVVPGRFIPAVEKGLKEIMTKGILTGSKVVDVKVSLFDGTYHAVDSDEVSFKIAASMAFRKGFMESKPMLLEPIYDINVKIPDKYMGDVMGDISGRRGKIQNMDSENSFQIIKAKVPLAELHKYSTQLRSLTSGRGMFSMSFSHYEEVPKETETKVIEEYQKHKEEEAE from the coding sequence TTGAAAGAGTATAACGCAGATGCTATTAGAAATATAGCGTTTATTGGTCACGGTGGAAGTGGGAAAACTACGATCTCGGAAATTCTTTTATTCACTGGCGGAGAAATTAATCGTATTGGTAAAGTAGAAGAAGGCAACACTACTTCCGATTTTAATGCAAACGAAATCGAAAAACGGATTTCAATTGCAGCTTCAACTCTTCATCTGGAATGGAATGCTACAAAAATAAATATCCTCGATACGCCGGGTTTCCCTGATTTTATCGGACAGGTTATTTCTTCTCTGCATGTAGCAGATTTGGCTGTTTCAGTCATAAAAAGTTTTGAGGGAATTGAAGTAGGTACAGAACAAACATGGGAGTATGTAAGAAAGTATAAACTACCGGCGGCAGTTATTATTAATAAAGTTGATAATGAGCATTCAAAATTTTTTGAAACTATTGCACAAGCTAAAACTCGTTTGAGCCATGATATAACTGTTGTTTCGTTCCCGGTAAAAGAAGGTTTGAATTTCAATTCTGTTATTGATCTGGTAAAAATGAAAATGATAACGTATGCAGATGCCGGTTCTAAAAAATTTACTGAAGAAGATATTCCTACTGACTTAAAAGTACACGCAGATAAACTTAGAGAGGTTCTTGTTGAAAAAATCGCTGAGGCAAACGAAGAATTAATGAATAAATTTTTTGAAGAAGGAGCTTTGAGCGATGAAGAAATTCAGAAAGGATTGAAAGCTTCGATACTAAGCGGCGGATTGATTCCGGCTTTTGCCTTTGCCGCAACTAAAGGAATTGGACAAAACACTTTTCTCGATTTTGCAGTAAAATATTTTCCAGCACCGAATGAAAGAGAACCAATTGAAGCATCAATGAAAGACGGCGGTAAAAAAGTTAAATTAACTTGCGATGTAAAAGGCGAACCCGCTCTGCTTATTTTCAAATCATTATCTGAACAGCATGTTGGAGAACTTTCAATATTCAAAGTTTACTCAGGCTCATTAGCACCAGGACTAGATCTTCAAAACACTCACAGAGATAAAATCGAACGGCTAGGACAAATTTATGTATTGAACGGACATAACAGAAAAGATATTACAAAATTAAATGCAGGCGATATCGGCGCAGTTGTAAAATTGAAAGATAGTCACACCGGAGATACTCTTAGTTCGAAAAATTTTACAATACTTCTGCCTGAAATCCAATATCCTGAACCTGTAATACGTTTTGCTGTCAAACCTAAAGCAAAAGGCGATGAAGATAAAATTTCCGCCGCATTACATACCGCTCACGAAGAAGAACCAACACTGAGAACAAAATTTGACCCAGAAATTTCACAAACTGTAGTTTCAGGACAGGGTGAGCTTCAACTTAATCTTGGAATCAAATTATTAAAAGATCGTTACGGTGTTGAAGTTGAATTAGTTGAACCGAGAATTCCGTACCGCGAAACTATAAAAGGAAAATGTGAAGACTCAGAATACAAACACAAAAAACAATCGGGTGGACGCGGACAGTACGGGCATGTTCATTTAAAATTAGAACCAATGCCGCGCGGAAGCGGATATGAATTTGTTGATGACATCGTCGGCGGTGTTGTCCCGGGTCGCTTCATTCCTGCTGTAGAAAAAGGATTGAAAGAAATTATGACCAAAGGAATTCTTACTGGAAGTAAAGTTGTTGATGTTAAAGTTTCTTTGTTCGATGGAACTTACCATGCTGTTGACTCTGACGAAGTTTCATTTAAAATTGCCGCATCAATGGCTTTTAGAAAAGGATTTATGGAATCTAAACCGATGCTTCTTGAACCGATCTATGATATCAATGTTAAGATTCCTGATAAGTATATGGGCGATGTGATGGGCGATATTTCCGGAAGACGCGGTAAAATCCAAAACATGGATTCGGAGAATTCATTTCAAATAATCAAAGCTAAAGTACCCCTGGCAGAACTTCACAAATACTCTACTCAACTTCGCAGTTTAACTTCAGGGCGCGGAATGTTTTCGATGAGTTTCTCTCATTATGAAGAGGTTCCTAAGGAAACAGAAACAAAAGTAATCGAAGAATATCAAAAACATAAAGAAGAAGAAGCAGAATAA
- a CDS encoding Maf family protein: MFKTNLQIYLASKSPRRRKLLKQLGISFKSFSVDLKEEVLDGEHPVQTVRRLALHKSEAASLKVRKGIIITADTIVVLNKEIIGKPKDEKDAYNILLKLSGKTHLVFTGFVVKNLMNGKSVVDYERTKVTFRKLTSKEINDYIRTGSPMDKAGAYGIQDDFGAVFVEKIDGCYYNVVGLPLAKLYGSLMEIL; encoded by the coding sequence ATGTTCAAAACAAACCTTCAAATATATTTAGCTTCAAAATCGCCCAGACGGAGAAAGCTGCTTAAACAATTAGGCATTTCCTTCAAATCATTTTCAGTTGATCTTAAAGAAGAAGTCTTAGACGGAGAACATCCTGTACAAACAGTCCGCAGACTTGCTCTCCACAAATCTGAAGCAGCTAGTTTGAAAGTGAGGAAAGGAATTATAATAACTGCCGATACAATTGTAGTTCTTAATAAAGAAATTATCGGAAAGCCCAAGGATGAAAAAGATGCTTACAATATCTTATTAAAACTAAGTGGAAAGACACATCTTGTTTTTACCGGATTTGTTGTGAAAAATTTGATGAACGGGAAAAGTGTTGTGGATTATGAAAGAACAAAAGTTACATTCAGAAAATTAACATCAAAAGAAATTAACGATTATATTAGAACTGGCAGTCCAATGGATAAAGCCGGAGCTTATGGTATTCAAGATGATTTCGGTGCAGTGTTTGTAGAAAAAATTGATGGCTGCTATTATAACGTTGTCGGTCTTCCGCTGGCAAAACTTTATGGATCACTAATGGAAATTTTGTGA
- a CDS encoding glycerate kinase — MDVKKFNILIAPNSFKGCADSVEITEYIKGSLFKLLPEEIKSKIDFLLKPISDGGDGFLQVCQRNFGVEFLHFEISNPFNADKFFCPVGYYQETKTIYIESAEVLGMKLIPEEFRRPMSLSSKGMGDLLLQIYDFVMDGIMDVEKVIIGIGGTGTNDLGMGMMEAFGLELYDSKDNMLEVKPRNFSKVEKIVVPEVTLPYKIEMILDVENPLLGIDGASLLFAEQKGATDEEAKEMEKGFSHILDELEIDDDSQSNMNGAGGGLAAAMKMFFNADEKYADQFIKEDLKVDAANYKVDLVITGEGKLDSQTFLNKGAFIVVNEFAQKDIPIIFLCGASEGDLPKVENLKVIEISEYFDTIEESIEKIDKGIDIASRKISKEIIQLFAKKNAI, encoded by the coding sequence ATGGACGTAAAAAAATTTAATATCTTAATTGCCCCGAACAGTTTTAAGGGATGTGCTGACTCGGTTGAGATTACTGAGTATATCAAAGGATCATTGTTCAAATTACTGCCGGAAGAGATAAAATCTAAAATTGATTTTTTACTGAAGCCAATTTCTGACGGCGGTGACGGTTTTCTACAAGTATGTCAGAGAAACTTTGGTGTGGAATTTCTTCATTTTGAAATCTCAAATCCTTTCAATGCAGACAAATTTTTCTGCCCGGTCGGATATTATCAGGAAACTAAAACCATTTATATTGAATCGGCAGAAGTCTTAGGTATGAAATTAATTCCGGAAGAATTTAGAAGACCAATGTCACTTTCATCAAAAGGTATGGGTGATTTGTTACTTCAGATATATGATTTTGTGATGGACGGAATTATGGATGTTGAAAAAGTAATTATTGGAATTGGCGGGACCGGGACTAATGATCTTGGTATGGGAATGATGGAAGCATTTGGTCTTGAGTTATACGATTCGAAAGATAATATGTTGGAAGTCAAGCCAAGAAACTTTTCTAAGGTGGAGAAAATTGTTGTCCCGGAAGTAACACTGCCATACAAAATAGAAATGATTTTAGATGTTGAAAATCCATTACTTGGAATTGACGGAGCCAGTTTGCTATTTGCCGAACAGAAAGGTGCTACCGATGAAGAAGCAAAGGAAATGGAAAAAGGATTTTCACATATTCTTGATGAACTTGAGATAGATGATGATTCACAATCCAATATGAATGGTGCAGGCGGCGGTTTAGCTGCGGCAATGAAAATGTTTTTTAATGCTGATGAAAAATATGCAGATCAGTTCATAAAAGAAGATTTGAAAGTTGATGCTGCTAATTATAAAGTTGATCTTGTCATTACCGGTGAAGGTAAATTAGATTCACAAACATTTCTAAACAAAGGTGCTTTCATAGTCGTTAATGAATTCGCGCAAAAAGATATTCCGATTATTTTTCTATGCGGTGCGAGTGAAGGCGATCTGCCTAAAGTGGAAAATCTTAAAGTGATAGAGATTTCGGAATACTTTGATACAATTGAAGAATCAATTGAGAAGATTGATAAAGGCATTGATATAGCAAGCAGAAAGATCAGCAAAGAAATTATACAGCTTTTTGCGAAAAAGAACGCTATCTAA
- a CDS encoding HIT domain-containing protein gives MDKLWSPWRSNYIESFKTKKDSDACIFCEALKLPIKSNKSLIVFKNDLCYVMLNLYPYNSGHLMVIPNKHVSDIHALSRNELNEMMSTVRLSMKVLEKSMKPQGMNFGANLGKAAGAGIDSHLHFHVVPRWSGDINFMPAIGEVKIISQDLLVKKKKLINSFNEILKTDK, from the coding sequence ATGGATAAACTCTGGTCACCTTGGCGGTCTAACTACATCGAATCTTTCAAAACAAAAAAAGATTCTGATGCATGTATTTTTTGCGAGGCGTTAAAGCTTCCAATCAAAAGCAACAAATCGTTAATTGTTTTCAAAAACGATTTATGTTATGTGATGCTGAATTTGTATCCTTACAACAGCGGACACTTAATGGTCATTCCAAATAAACACGTTAGTGATATTCATGCTTTGAGCCGGAATGAATTGAATGAAATGATGAGTACAGTTCGTCTTTCAATGAAAGTTTTGGAAAAATCCATGAAGCCGCAAGGGATGAACTTTGGTGCAAATCTTGGTAAAGCCGCCGGCGCCGGAATAGATTCGCATCTTCACTTTCATGTTGTACCGAGATGGAGCGGCGATATTAATTTTATGCCGGCTATCGGTGAAGTAAAAATTATTTCTCAAGATTTACTAGTAAAAAAAAAAAAACTTATTAATTCTTTTAACGAAATTCTAAAAACAGACAAATAA
- a CDS encoding DUF948 domain-containing protein — translation MNIIDILLIILILSASTLCIFLIIYLKKLVDHVEAVRKDVHELVEKTTPVFENLDDVTRRVNRIVSEVENYWNEIDSSIKKVREQISGLTSLKRYIDAENPVSELIKNVKAFTKGFITFWKTIKHR, via the coding sequence ATGAATATAATAGATATTCTTCTTATCATATTAATCCTATCGGCTTCTACTTTATGTATTTTCCTAATTATTTATTTGAAGAAATTAGTCGATCATGTAGAAGCTGTACGCAAAGATGTTCACGAGCTGGTTGAAAAAACAACTCCCGTTTTTGAAAATCTAGATGATGTAACGCGAAGAGTAAATCGCATTGTCTCGGAAGTCGAAAATTATTGGAATGAAATTGACAGCTCGATCAAAAAAGTGCGTGAACAGATTTCCGGTCTCACTTCTCTAAAAAGATATATTGATGCGGAGAATCCAGTCTCAGAACTCATCAAAAATGTTAAAGCTTTCACAAAGGGCTTCATTACTTTTTGGAAGACGATAAAACACAGGTAA
- a CDS encoding YtxH domain-containing protein codes for MNNEENGIGKGLLIGFLTGAAVGSIIALLFAPKSGKELREEIKNKSQDFMEDAENYVANAKDKASQLINEGKKKSEKLVSDTKEKVDTLLGEAEKILSDAKGKVGNYTQAGKEKIEKEGERLKTAIRAGMDAYKTEKDS; via the coding sequence ATGAATAATGAAGAAAATGGAATTGGTAAAGGATTATTGATAGGTTTTTTGACAGGCGCTGCTGTAGGTTCAATCATCGCTCTTCTATTTGCGCCAAAGTCCGGTAAAGAATTACGCGAAGAAATTAAAAACAAATCGCAGGATTTTATGGAAGATGCGGAGAACTATGTAGCAAACGCAAAAGACAAAGCATCACAACTCATAAATGAGGGTAAAAAAAAATCCGAAAAATTGGTATCTGATACAAAAGAAAAAGTAGATACTCTTTTAGGTGAAGCTGAAAAGATTTTAAGCGATGCAAAAGGTAAAGTCGGTAATTATACACAAGCCGGTAAAGAAAAAATTGAAAAAGAAGGTGAACGGCTGAAAACAGCAATTAGAGCTGGCATGGATGCTTATAAAACAGAGAAGGACTCATAA
- a CDS encoding MATE family efflux transporter yields the protein MKLQFNKDHKYILHLALPAIAGLSTQMVVSLVDTAMVGRLFNAEYYLAAMGIGVFATWAVVSLFSSLATGTHVLIARRFGSKEFDKCGDVLNTSLIIALLIGTVIASIVVAFSFDIANFFAVDPKVGFYAGQFLHYRFMGIPFFLITVSYRGFFFGIGKTKIFMYSAILINFLNIIFNYFFIYGGFGMKGMGLAGSGLGSTIATICDAFFYFTVSLLPSFRHKFNYFRNFRFNKSIASSIINISLPVSLQNIFILVGFLSFISITGFIGTAEQAASTIIFSALQFSLMPCFGFGIAIQTLVGNSIGSEDIDKAKYYGYETSKLASIFTLFVAIIFVTIPRLVLHLITNDQVVIETAVPALRIAGIGQIFYSVGVVLANGLQAAGQTLYVMLSEVIVNWFVFVPIAYFLGVYLKFGLLGAWSALPFYVVLYAGVIFLKFKFGNWNKYKRV from the coding sequence ATGAAATTACAGTTCAATAAAGATCATAAATACATTCTTCACTTAGCCCTACCTGCAATTGCTGGATTATCAACTCAAATGGTTGTTTCGCTTGTTGATACTGCAATGGTTGGCCGTCTTTTTAACGCCGAGTATTATCTTGCAGCAATGGGTATTGGTGTATTTGCCACCTGGGCTGTTGTAAGTCTATTCTCAAGTCTTGCAACCGGAACTCATGTATTGATTGCAAGAAGATTTGGTTCAAAAGAATTTGATAAATGCGGTGATGTTCTTAATACTTCTCTTATTATAGCTTTGTTAATAGGAACTGTTATTGCTTCCATTGTTGTTGCATTTTCTTTCGACATCGCTAATTTCTTTGCAGTTGATCCCAAAGTTGGATTCTATGCCGGACAGTTTTTGCATTACCGTTTTATGGGGATTCCGTTTTTTCTAATAACAGTTTCCTATCGTGGATTTTTCTTCGGGATAGGGAAGACAAAGATTTTTATGTATTCCGCAATTCTTATAAACTTCCTGAACATAATCTTCAATTATTTTTTCATCTATGGCGGATTTGGTATGAAGGGCATGGGTCTCGCCGGATCCGGACTTGGTTCTACAATCGCAACAATTTGCGATGCTTTTTTTTATTTCACTGTTTCATTGTTACCTTCATTCAGACATAAATTTAATTACTTCAGAAATTTTAGATTTAATAAATCAATTGCTTCTTCGATAATAAATATTTCACTTCCGGTATCACTTCAAAATATTTTTATACTTGTTGGATTCTTAAGTTTTATATCTATTACCGGATTTATCGGAACAGCAGAACAAGCAGCAAGTACAATTATTTTTTCTGCACTACAATTTTCTCTTATGCCTTGTTTCGGATTTGGAATTGCCATTCAAACTCTTGTTGGCAATAGTATTGGAAGTGAAGATATTGATAAAGCAAAATATTATGGTTATGAAACTAGTAAACTTGCAAGCATATTTACTCTTTTTGTAGCAATCATTTTCGTAACTATTCCAAGATTAGTTCTTCATCTTATTACTAATGATCAGGTTGTTATTGAAACAGCTGTGCCGGCATTAAGAATAGCCGGAATTGGACAAATATTTTATTCGGTAGGAGTTGTACTCGCAAATGGATTACAAGCTGCAGGTCAGACTCTTTATGTAATGTTGTCCGAGGTAATTGTTAATTGGTTTGTTTTTGTCCCCATCGCTTATTTCTTGGGAGTCTATCTGAAATTTGGTTTGTTAGGCGCTTGGTCTGCACTTCCGTTTTACGTCGTCCTTTATGCGGGTGTTATTTTTTTAAAATTCAAATTTGGCAATTGGAACAAGTATAAGCGTGTGTGA
- the icd gene encoding isocitrate dehydrogenase (NADP(+)) yields the protein MAKYKKIVVPKEGEKITIKDSRLSVPNNPVIPFIEGDGTGPDIWFASKMVFDAAVEKAYNGKKKIVWMEVFAGEKAVKTYGKNQWLPGETLDAIKEYMIAIKGPLTTPIGGGIRSLNVALRKELDLFACVRPVKYYKGTPSPVKRPQDLDIVIFRENTEDVYAGIEFKAESKEATDLIKYINKKFQKKIRMESGIGIKPMSKFGTERLVKKAIEYAVANKRESVTLVHKGNIMKFTEGSFKEWGYETAKKYFGDVTVSEDDLWKNYNGKLPQGKILIKDRIADSIFQQVLLRPTEYSILATPNLNGDYLSDATAAQVGGLGIAPGANMSYFGGVFEATHGTAPKYAGLDKVNPGSVILSGVMMFEYMGWKKAARLIEKAIGKAIKSKTVTYDFARLMKGATELSCSDFGRAIIKNM from the coding sequence ATGGCTAAGTACAAAAAAATAGTAGTTCCAAAAGAAGGCGAAAAGATTACGATTAAAGACAGTAGGTTGTCAGTTCCAAATAATCCGGTTATTCCTTTTATAGAAGGAGACGGAACAGGCCCTGATATTTGGTTTGCATCTAAAATGGTTTTTGATGCCGCTGTTGAAAAAGCTTACAATGGAAAAAAGAAAATTGTTTGGATGGAAGTGTTTGCTGGAGAAAAAGCTGTAAAGACTTACGGAAAGAATCAATGGCTTCCGGGTGAAACTCTTGATGCAATCAAAGAATACATGATTGCAATTAAAGGTCCGCTTACCACGCCTATCGGAGGCGGTATTAGAAGTTTAAATGTTGCTCTCAGAAAAGAACTTGATCTCTTTGCTTGTGTCCGCCCTGTAAAATATTACAAAGGAACACCAAGCCCGGTAAAGCGTCCGCAAGATTTAGATATTGTAATTTTTAGAGAGAACACGGAAGATGTTTACGCAGGAATAGAATTCAAAGCTGAATCAAAAGAAGCAACAGATCTCATCAAGTACATTAACAAAAAATTTCAGAAAAAAATCCGTATGGAATCCGGTATAGGAATTAAGCCGATGAGCAAGTTCGGAACTGAAAGACTTGTAAAGAAAGCAATTGAATATGCAGTCGCTAACAAAAGAGAAAGTGTTACACTTGTTCACAAAGGTAACATCATGAAGTTTACCGAAGGTTCTTTTAAAGAGTGGGGATATGAAACTGCTAAAAAATATTTTGGCGATGTTACTGTTTCTGAAGATGATCTCTGGAAGAATTATAATGGCAAATTACCTCAAGGAAAAATTTTGATCAAAGATCGTATCGCTGATAGCATATTCCAACAAGTTTTGCTACGTCCAACCGAATATTCCATTTTGGCTACACCAAACTTAAATGGCGACTATTTATCTGATGCAACTGCAGCTCAAGTTGGCGGTTTAGGAATTGCGCCGGGCGCTAATATGAGTTATTTCGGCGGAGTGTTTGAAGCTACACACGGAACCGCGCCAAAATATGCCGGACTTGATAAAGTTAATCCGGGTTCAGTTATTCTTTCTGGCGTTATGATGTTTGAATACATGGGCTGGAAAAAAGCTGCTCGATTAATTGAAAAAGCTATCGGTAAAGCAATCAAATCTAAAACAGTTACTTATGATTTTGCACGTTTGATGAAAGGTGCAACCGAATTAAGTTGTTCTGATTTTGGAAGAGCAATAATTAAAAATATGTGA